In Eschrichtius robustus isolate mEscRob2 chromosome 2, mEscRob2.pri, whole genome shotgun sequence, a single window of DNA contains:
- the WDR18 gene encoding WD repeat-containing protein 18 isoform X1: MTHVRGGGEGKMAAPMEVAVCTDSAAQLWSCVVWELHSGANLLTYRGGQAGPRGLALLNGEYLLAAQLGKNYISAWELQRKDQLQQKIMCPGPVTCLTTSPNGLYVLAGIAESIYLWEVSTGNLLVILSRHYQEVSCLQFTGDSSHFVSGGKDCLVLAWSLCSVLQADPSRTPGPRHMWSRHTLPITDLHCGFGGPLARVATASLDQTVKLWEISSGELLLSVLFDVSIMAVTMDLAEHHMFCGGSDGSIFQVDLCTWPGQREKSFQPEQDHGKVFRGHRNQVTCLSVSTDGSVLLSGSHDETVRLWDVQSQQCLRTVALKGPVTNACIILAPISMLSSDFRPSLPLPHFNKHLLGTEHGDEPRHGGLTLRLGLHQQGSEPSYLERVEQLHGVMCSTLEKNVLGGQDQLRIRVAELEDEVRNLRKINRDLFDFSTRIITRPAK, from the exons ATGACACATGTCCGGGGCGGTGGAGAAGGAAAGATGGCGGCGCCCATGGAGGTGGCCGTGTGTACCGACTCGGCGGCCCAGCTGTGGAGTTGCGTCGTGTGGGAGCTGCACTCGGGCGCCAATCTGCTCACATACCGCGGCGGCCAGGCCGGGCCTCGCGGCCTGGCGCTGCTCAATGGCGAGTACTTGCTGGCGGCGCAGCTGGGCAAGAACTACATCAGCGCCTGGGAGCTACAGAGGAAG GACCAGCTTCAGCAGAAGATCATGTGCCCCGGACCGGTCACCTGTCTCACCACGTCGCCCAACGGCCTCTATGTTCTGGCAGGGATCGCAGAGAGCATATACCTGTGGGAG GTTTCCACGGGGAACCTTCTGGTCATCCTGAGCCGCCACTACCAGGAAGTGTCGTGCCTACAGTTCACGGGGGACAGCAGCCACTTCGTCTCGGGGGGCAAGGACTGCCTGGTGCTGGCTTGGAGCCTCTGCAG cgtGCTGCAGGCAGACCCCTCCCGGACCCCCGGACCCCGGCACATGTGGTCTCGCCACACCCTCCCCATCACAGACCTGCACTGCGGCTTTGGTGGGCCCCTGGCCCGGGTGGCCACCGCCTCGCTGGACCAGACAGTGAAG CTGTGGGAGATCTCCTCCGGCGAGCTGCTGCTGTCTGTGCTCTTCGACGTGAGCATCATGGCCGTGACCATGGACCTGGCTGAGCATCACATGTTCTGCGGTGGCAGTGACGGCTCCATCTTCCAGGTCGACCTCTGCACCTGG CCCgggcagagagagaagagctTCCAGCCGGAGCAGGACCACGGGAAGGTGTTCAGAGGGCACAG GAACCAGGTGACCTGCCTGTCAGTGTCCACGGACGGCAGCGTGCTACTCTCGGGCTCCCACGACGAGACGGTGCGCCTCTGGGATGTGCAGAGCCAGCAGTGCCTCAGGACGGTGGCTCTCAAAG GCCCCGTGACCAACGCCTGCATCATACTGGCGCCCATCAGCATGCTGAGCTCCGACTTCAGGCCCAGCCTGCCCTTGCCCCACTTCAACAAGCACCTGCTGGGCACGGAGCATGGGGATGAGCCGCGCCACGGGGGCCTCACGCTGCGCCTGGGCCTCCACCAGCAG GGGTCAGAGCCCAGCTACCTGGAGCGGGTGGAACAGCTGCACGGGGTGATGTGCAGCACGTTGGAGAAG aacGTGCTGGGTGGCCAGGACCAGCTGCGGATCCGCGTGGCAGAGCTGGAGGACGAGGTGCGGAACCTGCGCAAGATCAACCGCGACCTATTCGACTTCTCCACGCGCATCATCACTCGGCCGGCCAAGTGA
- the WDR18 gene encoding WD repeat-containing protein 18 isoform X2, whose product MTHVRGGGEGKMAAPMEVAVCTDSAAQLWSCVVWELHSGANLLTYRGGQAGPRGLALLNGEYLLAAQLGKNYISAWELQRKDQLQQKIMCPGPVTCLTTSPNGLYVLAGIAESIYLWEVSTGNLLVILSRHYQEVSCLQFTGDSSHFVSGGKDCLVLAWSLCSVLQADPSRTPGPRHMWSRHTLPITDLHCGFGGPLARVATASLDQTVKLWEISSGELLLSVLFDVSIMAVTMDLAEHHMFCGGSDGSIFQVDLCTWPGQREKSFQPEQDHGKVFRGHRNQVTCLSVSTDGSVLLSGSHDETVRLWDVQSQQCLRTVALKGPVTNACIILAPISMLSSDFRPSLPLPHFNKHLLGTEHGDEPRHGGLTLRLGLHQQNVLGGQDQLRIRVAELEDEVRNLRKINRDLFDFSTRIITRPAK is encoded by the exons ATGACACATGTCCGGGGCGGTGGAGAAGGAAAGATGGCGGCGCCCATGGAGGTGGCCGTGTGTACCGACTCGGCGGCCCAGCTGTGGAGTTGCGTCGTGTGGGAGCTGCACTCGGGCGCCAATCTGCTCACATACCGCGGCGGCCAGGCCGGGCCTCGCGGCCTGGCGCTGCTCAATGGCGAGTACTTGCTGGCGGCGCAGCTGGGCAAGAACTACATCAGCGCCTGGGAGCTACAGAGGAAG GACCAGCTTCAGCAGAAGATCATGTGCCCCGGACCGGTCACCTGTCTCACCACGTCGCCCAACGGCCTCTATGTTCTGGCAGGGATCGCAGAGAGCATATACCTGTGGGAG GTTTCCACGGGGAACCTTCTGGTCATCCTGAGCCGCCACTACCAGGAAGTGTCGTGCCTACAGTTCACGGGGGACAGCAGCCACTTCGTCTCGGGGGGCAAGGACTGCCTGGTGCTGGCTTGGAGCCTCTGCAG cgtGCTGCAGGCAGACCCCTCCCGGACCCCCGGACCCCGGCACATGTGGTCTCGCCACACCCTCCCCATCACAGACCTGCACTGCGGCTTTGGTGGGCCCCTGGCCCGGGTGGCCACCGCCTCGCTGGACCAGACAGTGAAG CTGTGGGAGATCTCCTCCGGCGAGCTGCTGCTGTCTGTGCTCTTCGACGTGAGCATCATGGCCGTGACCATGGACCTGGCTGAGCATCACATGTTCTGCGGTGGCAGTGACGGCTCCATCTTCCAGGTCGACCTCTGCACCTGG CCCgggcagagagagaagagctTCCAGCCGGAGCAGGACCACGGGAAGGTGTTCAGAGGGCACAG GAACCAGGTGACCTGCCTGTCAGTGTCCACGGACGGCAGCGTGCTACTCTCGGGCTCCCACGACGAGACGGTGCGCCTCTGGGATGTGCAGAGCCAGCAGTGCCTCAGGACGGTGGCTCTCAAAG GCCCCGTGACCAACGCCTGCATCATACTGGCGCCCATCAGCATGCTGAGCTCCGACTTCAGGCCCAGCCTGCCCTTGCCCCACTTCAACAAGCACCTGCTGGGCACGGAGCATGGGGATGAGCCGCGCCACGGGGGCCTCACGCTGCGCCTGGGCCTCCACCAGCAG aacGTGCTGGGTGGCCAGGACCAGCTGCGGATCCGCGTGGCAGAGCTGGAGGACGAGGTGCGGAACCTGCGCAAGATCAACCGCGACCTATTCGACTTCTCCACGCGCATCATCACTCGGCCGGCCAAGTGA